A part of Helicobacter himalayensis genomic DNA contains:
- a CDS encoding RNA polymerase-binding protein DksA, which translates to MSETTPLNIRPSASSAKSYASFNFEKAELSGLKPDVIVQNLKKLDTDIEWENFKDLSIKQTYQSLKNTAFNVNLNNPSQSLESLLSKEASQYRAISKLKDYEREEQEKSITEKGKDIASDILSGVVGYDNARYKEKQEKGKEVFNALKKAGIDSKELEKRGISAPALSNVLYNERGTLSLAKDILTNNNGAKEELDKAVKAYELFKAQKPLESLGKEDKEIIKDKLGFFSTLFKDESEEYAQFQNLVRAEELSSNAIKATRMLENILPSKQFLRDLWNSETLEEKQAQALKDYEVIAKEFGFDAIAYNQNNLYFVKEGKVFAVDENFNDFLIGVIKDNKGSLALGIAGAMQGAKKGVGGMIAGGAIGGFAGGAVDSILTDLYFENKDFSIAQALLHGAQEAGFNIAGDLVFQGVGAVVKGVKNTSWTKILPSDNKEQVGNILGRVSETLSGQNIGAIDRALKKHTKEAQRKANTKAFLQSQSDVKIREEFKDISGTKKILDKIKEKLPLNFIDNQNAQNSGVKYKREELLANVLRNKDLADSLAGQLDDVEARILSEALDKMTNDFKALSQNYEKEIAKAFVKDEQNPKLPLVFQKAVQEAEQEAKNQYKKAVQELQEGLDGEKLDLLSPFKKLADTALQDFGINSDITKLLINEVKNLEGRDITIKEALEKRKDLNQILRNFNDNPNTLKKFRIDESMGLLKDAIDTTISNAIEKKIAKLRLNNAQGNAHFNTDNLTKIKENKELKTQEKRSKAIETYTKGEEFKALSIDKQEAILKLKTIQPDPMPKEISTQDLENLTAHFSSKQDKAQREYYLKLFEDTKTNPHIILNTSTAKGERKEYIKAYEHKENKDLYYIAITQDNDKINITGYPTTKLSKIIRDITNCDKVAETLEGIATPAKPIKDNPSPQLATTILPQKTSDSLTKQDFNPLESLNAQNITRKDLDSNQIQELLARFDNVQNLKQHLSTRADALTREGLFDLLDTTIKNPHIQYVTDNKTKYLKKFKDEGNKSDPYFYLLVTKDKDKTFITHFKTRDIEYIQKELLKAEEIQKGAHIIGELRVQAGEAKKPVKSPTSNLDSEVLSHSLRPRHETPSLSFESHMTNTNAHFNTDNLTKDFGTNYAEFYHKGAEAVKHLLSTKEGQVQGAFYRKDLEELSGNGDISIVWGKEGSGRSDGYGLSKIAKYHPEVLQNLENIINKGSFFVDDKGRPNIILKDEIVGLRDNWKGQKTPFWIISSYKKRGLSKGIDSTKSERYAGELFSTNPTTTILPQKTSDSLTKQEESLRALLTNFRKANSEYADIKKRLNDKLTKAIFLDKPKKSTINSMRSIEEWKNAVLDKQWVNSIQGLENTIFAKFNPQMQEATQTLMIFRALERHIKSNNGISTINLSKALKDIESLEALPLHPKAQNALNIFKELANIYQFANKISGAKGYKSASGNGALSTTLEGRARVFLTNKLFKGLFFRVPYIGDKDAVLFHLKKAVRELKYPRAITLDILDNPTFTTPSPKSPINPKGEAFINDEVKRDISEFASNESVLKDEIIHKRAEIESQNTELLNAGEVLQALQKDKVIYSKVGSGSVTKEDLAEIQSILKELERREGIIADFGTNYAEFYHKGAEALKHLLSTKEGQVQGAFYRKDLEELSGSGDISIVWGEITDKANHKGYGLAHIIDKHGSEFENIPQRLNEIITQGEIEKDRLGRLTIKKDGFRVGLKANWKGKPTNKWIVTAYYDEKSLSLSTASDFTKGETLPFNSKEIITQQELTHNTPKVFDMGEIKINDYDDFLYYAKLAGFDLSKNKNAKEIHKALLAQIDKLEC; encoded by the coding sequence ATGAGCGAGACCACACCACTTAATATAAGACCAAGCGCGAGCAGTGCTAAAAGTTACGCAAGCTTTAATTTTGAAAAAGCAGAGCTAAGCGGATTAAAGCCCGATGTAATCGTGCAGAATTTAAAAAAGCTAGACACTGATATAGAATGGGAGAATTTCAAAGATTTATCAATTAAACAAACTTACCAAAGCTTAAAAAATACCGCTTTTAATGTAAATCTAAACAATCCAAGCCAAAGTTTAGAATCTTTGCTAAGCAAAGAGGCAAGCCAATATCGCGCGATTTCAAAACTAAAAGATTACGAAAGAGAGGAGCAAGAAAAAAGCATAACAGAAAAGGGCAAGGATATTGCAAGCGATATTTTAAGCGGTGTTGTAGGATATGATAACGCGCGCTACAAAGAAAAGCAAGAAAAGGGCAAGGAAGTTTTTAACGCGCTAAAAAAAGCGGGTATCGATAGCAAAGAGCTTGAAAAAAGAGGAATAAGCGCGCCCGCTTTAAGTAATGTGCTTTACAATGAAAGAGGCACGCTAAGTTTAGCTAAAGACATTTTGACAAATAATAATGGTGCAAAAGAGGAATTAGATAAGGCAGTGAAAGCCTATGAACTTTTTAAAGCGCAAAAGCCTTTGGAGAGTTTAGGAAAAGAGGATAAGGAGATTATAAAAGACAAATTAGGATTTTTTAGCACGCTTTTTAAAGATGAAAGCGAGGAATATGCGCAGTTTCAAAACTTAGTGCGCGCAGAGGAATTAAGCTCTAATGCAATAAAAGCCACGCGAATGCTAGAGAATATTTTACCTAGTAAGCAGTTTTTAAGGGATTTGTGGAATAGTGAAACATTAGAGGAAAAACAAGCACAGGCTTTAAAAGATTATGAAGTGATTGCAAAAGAGTTTGGATTTGACGCAATTGCATATAATCAAAATAATCTTTACTTTGTCAAAGAGGGCAAGGTGTTTGCAGTTGATGAAAATTTTAACGACTTTTTAATAGGCGTGATAAAGGATAATAAAGGCTCGCTCGCTTTAGGAATCGCAGGCGCAATGCAAGGCGCAAAAAAGGGCGTTGGTGGAATGATAGCAGGGGGCGCGATAGGTGGCTTTGCAGGTGGTGCAGTTGATAGTATTTTAACAGATTTATACTTTGAAAATAAAGATTTTTCTATTGCTCAAGCCCTTTTGCACGGCGCGCAAGAAGCGGGCTTTAATATCGCGGGCGATTTGGTATTTCAAGGCGTAGGCGCGGTAGTTAAGGGCGTTAAAAATACAAGCTGGACAAAGATTTTACCAAGTGATAATAAAGAGCAAGTCGGTAATATCTTAGGCAGAGTTAGTGAGACTTTAAGCGGGCAGAATATCGGCGCGATTGATAGAGCATTAAAAAAACACACAAAAGAAGCGCAAAGAAAGGCAAATACAAAGGCGTTTTTACAATCCCAAAGCGATGTAAAAATAAGAGAAGAGTTTAAAGACATAAGCGGAACTAAAAAAATCTTAGACAAGATAAAGGAAAAGTTGCCTTTAAACTTTATAGATAATCAAAACGCGCAAAATTCTGGCGTGAAATACAAACGCGAGGAACTCTTAGCAAATGTTTTACGCAACAAAGATTTAGCAGATTCTTTAGCAGGGCAACTTGATGATGTAGAAGCAAGGATTTTAAGCGAAGCTTTAGATAAAATGACAAACGACTTTAAAGCACTCTCACAAAACTACGAGAAAGAAATTGCTAAAGCTTTTGTAAAAGATGAACAAAACCCTAAACTTCCTTTAGTGTTTCAAAAAGCAGTGCAAGAAGCAGAACAAGAGGCAAAAAACCAATATAAAAAAGCAGTGCAAGAGTTGCAAGAGGGACTAGATGGAGAAAAGCTAGATTTGCTAAGCCCTTTTAAAAAACTTGCAGACACCGCCTTGCAAGATTTTGGAATAAATAGCGATATAACAAAACTTTTAATAAACGAAGTAAAAAACCTAGAAGGGCGCGACATAACCATAAAAGAAGCCCTAGAAAAGCGCAAGGACTTAAACCAAATCTTACGCAATTTCAATGATAATCCTAACACTTTAAAGAAATTTAGAATCGATGAAAGTATGGGATTATTAAAAGACGCGATAGATACAACCATAAGCAACGCGATAGAAAAAAAGATTGCAAAGCTGAGACTAAATAATGCGCAAGGGAATGCGCATTTTAACACAGATAATTTAACAAAGATAAAAGAGAATAAAGAGCTAAAAACACAAGAGAAAAGAAGCAAAGCGATTGAAACTTACACTAAAGGCGAGGAATTTAAGGCTTTAAGCATTGATAAACAAGAAGCGATTTTAAAGCTTAAAACTATACAACCCGACCCAATGCCTAAGGAAATAAGCACGCAAGATTTAGAAAACCTTACAGCGCATTTTAGTAGCAAGCAAGATAAAGCACAAAGGGAATATTATTTAAAGCTTTTTGAAGACACAAAGACAAACCCGCATATTATCTTAAATACTTCTACTGCAAAAGGAGAGAGAAAAGAATACATTAAGGCTTATGAACACAAAGAAAACAAGGATTTATATTATATTGCTATAACGCAAGATAACGATAAAATTAATATTACAGGATACCCAACTACAAAACTAAGCAAGATAATAAGAGATATTACAAATTGTGATAAAGTAGCCGAGACTCTAGAGGGAATCGCAACCCCAGCCAAGCCGATTAAAGATAATCCAAGCCCTCAACTTGCAACCACCATTTTACCACAAAAAACATCAGATTCTTTAACAAAACAAGATTTTAACCCGCTTGAAAGCTTGAACGCGCAAAATATCACAAGAAAAGATTTAGATTCTAATCAAATACAAGAGCTTTTAGCTAGATTTGATAATGTGCAAAACTTAAAACAACATCTAAGCACAAGAGCGGACGCGCTGACGCGCGAGGGACTTTTTGATTTATTAGACACCACGATTAAGAATCCACATATACAATATGTAACAGATAACAAAACAAAATATCTTAAGAAGTTTAAAGACGAGGGAAACAAAAGCGACCCTTATTTTTATCTTTTAGTTACAAAAGACAAAGACAAGACTTTTATTACACACTTTAAAACAAGAGATATAGAATATATACAAAAAGAGCTTTTAAAAGCAGAGGAAATACAAAAAGGCGCACACATTATAGGAGAACTTAGAGTGCAGGCAGGCGAGGCTAAAAAGCCTGTGAAATCTCCAACCTCCAATCTAGATTCTGAGGTGTTGTCCCACAGCCTACGTCCCAGACACGAAACCCCAAGCCTAAGCTTTGAGAGCCATATGACTAACACCAACGCGCATTTTAACACAGATAATTTAACAAAAGACTTTGGAACAAATTACGCAGAGTTTTACCACAAAGGAGCAGAGGCAGTTAAACACTTACTAAGCACAAAAGAGGGGCAAGTGCAAGGCGCGTTTTATCGCAAAGACTTAGAAGAGTTAAGCGGAAATGGAGACATTAGCATTGTTTGGGGAAAAGAGGGAAGCGGGAGAAGTGATGGATATGGCTTAAGCAAAATTGCTAAATATCACCCCGAAGTTTTACAAAATTTAGAAAATATTATAAACAAGGGAAGTTTTTTTGTAGATGACAAAGGGCGACCAAATATTATTTTAAAAGATGAAATCGTAGGATTAAGGGATAATTGGAAAGGACAAAAAACGCCTTTTTGGATAATTAGCTCTTATAAAAAGCGCGGGCTTAGTAAGGGTATCGACTCTACTAAGAGCGAACGCTATGCAGGAGAACTATTCTCTACAAACCCGACAACCACCATTTTACCACAAAAAACATCAGATTCTTTAACAAAACAAGAGGAAAGCTTAAGGGCGTTATTGACAAACTTTAGAAAAGCAAACAGCGAATATGCAGACATAAAGAAGCGATTAAATGATAAGCTTACAAAAGCAATTTTTTTAGATAAGCCTAAAAAAAGCACAATAAATTCTATGCGAAGCATTGAAGAGTGGAAAAATGCAGTGCTAGATAAGCAGTGGGTAAATTCAATTCAAGGGCTAGAAAATACGATTTTTGCAAAGTTTAATCCACAAATGCAAGAAGCAACGCAGACTTTAATGATTTTCCGCGCGCTTGAAAGACATATAAAAAGCAACAATGGAATTAGCACAATCAATCTAAGTAAAGCCTTAAAAGATATTGAGAGCTTAGAAGCCTTGCCTTTACACCCAAAGGCACAAAACGCGCTTAATATCTTTAAAGAACTTGCAAATATTTATCAATTTGCAAATAAAATAAGCGGAGCAAAAGGCTATAAAAGCGCAAGCGGGAACGGGGCTTTAAGCACGACTTTAGAGGGCAGGGCAAGAGTATTTTTAACTAATAAACTTTTTAAAGGCCTTTTCTTTAGAGTGCCTTATATTGGAGATAAAGACGCGGTTTTGTTTCACTTAAAAAAAGCAGTGCGAGAGCTAAAATACCCAAGAGCGATAACTTTGGATATATTAGACAATCCGACATTTACAACGCCAAGTCCCAAAAGCCCGATAAATCCAAAGGGCGAAGCCTTTATAAATGATGAAGTAAAAAGAGATATAAGCGAGTTTGCAAGTAATGAAAGTGTGCTAAAAGACGAGATTATACACAAACGCGCGGAAATTGAAAGCCAAAACACAGAGCTTTTAAACGCGGGCGAAGTTTTACAAGCCTTGCAAAAAGATAAAGTGATTTATAGCAAAGTGGGAAGCGGAAGTGTAACAAAAGAGGATTTAGCAGAGATACAAAGTATTTTAAAAGAGCTAGAGAGACGCGAGGGAATAATTGCAGACTTTGGAACAAACTATGCAGAATTTTACCACAAAGGCGCAGAGGCACTCAAGCACTTACTAAGCACAAAAGAGGGGCAAGTGCAAGGCGCGTTTTATCGCAAAGACTTAGAAGAGTTAAGCGGAAGCGGAGACATTAGCATTGTTTGGGGAGAGATTACAGATAAGGCTAACCACAAAGGCTATGGACTAGCGCATATAATAGATAAGCACGGAAGCGAGTTTGAAAATATACCCCAAAGACTCAATGAGATTATCACACAAGGTGAAATAGAAAAAGATAGACTAGGTAGATTAACGATTAAAAAAGATGGGTTTAGAGTAGGATTAAAGGCAAATTGGAAAGGTAAGCCAACAAATAAGTGGATAGTAACAGCTTATTATGACGAGAAGTCGCTAAGTTTATCCACTGCTAGCGACTTTACAAAAGGGGAGACTCTCCCTTTCAACTCTAAAGAGATTATAACACAACAAGAGCTAACGCACAATACACCAAAAGTATTTGATATGGGAGAAATAAAAATAAACGATTATGATGATTTTTTATATTATGCGAAGTTAGCGGGATTTGATTTAAGCAAAAATAAGAACGCTAAAGAAATACACAAAGCCCTTTTAGCTCAAATTGATAAGTTAGAGTGCTAA